Proteins co-encoded in one Papaver somniferum cultivar HN1 unplaced genomic scaffold, ASM357369v1 unplaced-scaffold_92, whole genome shotgun sequence genomic window:
- the LOC113346084 gene encoding uncharacterized protein LOC113346084, protein MGGHDYTENLKGVHDGLTDLTKNVNTLIQAMNTNKSEETERRKQKVIEQRQQREEERTQRQLELTENNTALTASITTAFTNLSTTIAASVATAIVDQLRPLLPPVAGNHGGPRHNPPPPPPPRQNNINLKFPQFDGDDPDGWLFNADQYFAVHTADDALKITIASANLKGDANVWFRWKQSKAAIVTWTEFGAHLRARFAPEKFVDPRLAISNIEQKGTVREHIPVFEHLMNLVDFTEEHLIQCFIRSLKPQIGSALRLLDIRSLDDAFKKAIHQEEALAAKSVPRQPYRPPPFRPAASVQPTPYNKSSSTPVYRHLSPAEQRERREKGLCFNCDEVYKKDHVCLNPRLTILDVENYIREGSTTTEDTAPVSFEVSEVYEFDPTISLSSLFGSSFPRTMRVTGRIKSQPITILIDLGSTHNFLHPSVAKQCGFEVCSRDSPLSVTVGDGGKLNTRGSCPSVHIQLPSFRFSADFHLLDISGCDVVLGVQWLRTLGPIEWDFARLSMQFTVNGKTVSLLGNNHSSVMIFEQKSMQRLLQHANHGVFIELAALTISLKETSVIDPQVQQLLAQFTDIFKQPTTLPPERLHDHRIPLVPGSPPVNVRPYRYPYFQKSEIEKIVAELQFSGFIRPSSSPYSSPVLMVRKKDGSWRMCVDYRALNKLTIKDRFPIPVVDDLLDELHGATVFTKLDLRSGYHQIRLHKADIPKTAFRTHDGHYEFLVMPFGLSNAPSTFQSLMNDSFREYLRKFVLVFFDDILIYSKNMSDHLIHLSQVFEVLRSNQLFVKESKCTFAQSSVGYLGHVISAEGVSVEQEKIECIMSWPTPTTIRELRGFLGLAGYYRKFVKDFGKISAPLTQLLKKNAFQWSEKAIAAFKLLQTALTTTPVLILPDFSKEFAIECDASGFGLGVVLLQSGRPIAFHSKPLAEKNKNLTKISSLEQQKWLSKLLGYDYEIIFRPGKDNAAAGALSRQSSFHYSLTAPVFSGVTEIMHECHNDTEYGELIQRLVADPTYKRNYSYVDGILRYKCRIVVVSTSSWCSKILQEFHSTPIGGHSGFLRTYKRIQHNFYWKGLKQSVKNFILHCEVCQRNKSEAVSPPGFLNPLPIPTDNTQLCRSSAYHPQSDGQTEVTNRTLECYLRCFAGMKPTDWSKWLPWAEWWYNTSFHSAIRMSPYQALYSRPPPAVTAYLPGSTSVHDVELNLKARDHTLKLLKSHLHDAQSRMKKYADSHRTERSFSVDDWVYLRLQSYRQTTVSQQSFSKLSPKFYGPFRILEKIGSVAYKLELPASSRIHPVVHVSQLKLKVGSTTSVEQVLPDIIDYEKWEPDSILDRRMYKKGNGAGTRWLIKWKNHAPEDATWEDADDFIAKFPEFEA, encoded by the exons ATGGGTGGTCATGATTATACAGAAAATCTCAAGGGGGTTCATGATGGATTGACAGACTTGACCAAGAATGTCAATACGCTTATTCAGGCTATGAACACCAATAAGTCTGAAGAAACAGAGAGACGAAAACAGAAAGTTATTGAGCAACGTCAGCAACGTGAAGAAGAAAGAACACAACGTCAGCTAGAGTTAACGGAGAATAATACAGCTTTGACAGCCAGTATTACTACAGCGTTCACAAATTTGTCCACAACCATTGCCGCTTCTGTTGCCACGGCCATTGTTGATCAACTTCGCCCCTTGCTTCCTCCAGTTGCAGGCAATCATGGTGGTCCTCGTCATAATCCACCTCCACCCCCACCTCCGCGACAAAATAACATCAACCTCAAGTTTCCTCAATTCGATGGAGATGATCCTGACGGTTGGCTTTTCAATGCAGATCAATATTTCGCAGTTCACACAGCAGATGATGCTCTTAAAATTACTATTGCCTCTGCAAATTTGAAAGGTGATGCTAATGTTTGGTTTAGATGGAAGCAGTCTAAAGCTGCCATTGTTACTTGGACTGAGTTTGGTGCTCATCTTCGAGCTCGTTTTGCACCAGAGAAATTTGTGGATCCTAGACTAGCTATTAGCAACATCGAACAAAAAGGCACAGTGCGTGAGCATATTCCTGTGTTTGAGCATTTAATGAATTTAGTGGACTTCACGGAAGAACACTTGATTCAATGCTTCATCCGCTCTCTTAAACCTCAAATAGGTTCGGCGCTTAGATTATTAGATATCCGATCTTTGGATGATGCTTTTAAAAAAGCCATCCATCAAGAGGAAGCCCTTGCAGCAAAGTCTGTTCCCAGACAGCCCTATCGTCCTCCTCCCTTCCGGCCTGCTGCATCTGTTCAACCCACTCCTTATAACAAGTCTTCTTCAACTCCTGTGTATCGCCATTTATCACCAGCTGAACAACGTGAACGCAGAGAAAAGGGTCTCTGTTTTAATTGTGATGAGGTTTACAAGAAAGATCATGTTTGTCTGAATCCCAGACTGACCATTTTGGATGTTGAGAACTATATTCGTGAAGGTTCTACCACTACAGAGGATACTGCTCCTGTTTCCTTTGAAGTTTCTGAAGTATATGAATTTGATCCTACCATCTCCTTAAGCTCGCTATTTGGTTCTTCTTTTCCACGTACCATGCGCGTTACAGGTCGTATTAAATCTCAACCCATTACTATTTTAATTGATTTAGGATCTACTCATAATTTTTTGCATCCATCTGTGGCTAAACAATGTGGATTTGAAGTTTGTTCTCGAGATTCTCCTCTAAGTGTTACTGTGGGTGATGGTGGCAAGTTGAATACTCGGGGTTCTTGTCCTTCTGTCCATATCCAACTCCCTAGTTTCAGGTTTAGTGCTGATTTCCACTTGCTTGACATTAGTGGTTGTGATGTAGTTTTAGGGGTACAATGGTTACGTACTTTAGGACCTATTGAATgggattttgcaagattatcaaTGCAATTTACAGTTAATGGTAAAACTGTTTCCTTACTTGGTAACAATCATTCGTCtgtaatgatttttgagcaaaaATCAATGCAGCGTTTATTACAACATGCAAATCATGGGGTTTTTATTGAACTAGCTGCATTAACTATTTCATTGAAGGAAACATCGGTTATTGATCCTCAAGTACAACAATTATTAGCTCAGTTTACTGATATTTTCAAGCAACCAACGACTCTTCCACCAGAACGTCTTCATGATCACAGAATTCCATTGGTTCCTGGTTCTCCACCTGTCAATGTGAGGCCGTATCGATACCCTTACTTCCAGAAATCAGAAATTGAAAAGATTGTTGCTGAATTACAATTCTCTGGTTTTATACGTCCAAGTTCGAGCCCCTATTCTTCCCCAGTGCTGATGGTACGTAAGAAAGACGGGTCTTGGCGTATGTGTGTTGATTACCGTGCTTTGAATAAGCTGACAATCAAGGATAGATTTCCAATCCCTGTTGTTGATGACCTGTTAGACGAATTGCATGGTGCGACTGTGTTTACTAAACTGGATTTGCGCTCGGGTTATCATCAAATTCGATTGCATAAAGCTGATATTcctaagacagcttttcgaactcatGATGGTCACTATGAGTTCTTAGTTATGCCATTCGGTCTTTCCAATGCTCCATCCACTTTTCAGAGTTTAATGAATGATTCTTTCAGGGAATATTTACGAAAGTTCGTGCtggtcttctttgatgacattctGATTTATAGCAAGAATATGTCTGATCATTTGATTCACTTGTCTCAGGTGTTTGAAGTACTTCGTTCTAATCAGTTATTTGTGAAGGAATCCAAGTGCACCTTTGCTCAGTCCTCCGTGGGTTATTTGGGACATGTTATTTCAGCTGAGGGAGTTTCAGTTGAACAGGAGAAGATTGAATGTATTATGTCATGGCCTACACCAACTACCATCAGAGAGTTACGCGGTTTTTTGGGCTTGGCAGGTTATTATCGAAAGTTTGTTAAGGATTTTGGTAAGATCAGTGCGCCATTAACTCAACTACTTAagaaaaatgcttttcaatggtcgGAAAAAGCTATTGCTGCCTTCAAACTTTTACAAACTGCTCTTACTACAACACCAGTTTTGATCCTTCCTGATTTTTCTAAAGAATTTGCAATAGAATGCGATGCTTCTGGATTTGGATTGGGTGTTGTTTTGTTACAATCTGGTAGGCCTATTGCTTTTCACAGCAAGCCTTTAGCTGAGAAGAACAAGAATTTAACA AAAATATCTTCCTTAGAACAACAGAAATGGCTATCTAAACTTTTGGGTTACGATTATGAGATAATCTTTAGACCAGGAAAAGACAATGCTGCAGCTGGTGCTCTATCTCGCCAATCCAGCTTCCACTACAGTCTTACTGCACCAGTTTTCAGTGGTGTCACAGAAATAATGCACGAATGTCATAATGACACTGAATATGGAGAGCTTATTCAACGGTTAGTTGCAGATCCAACTTATAAGCGTAATTATTCTTACGTAGATGGTATATTACGTTACAAATGCAGAATTGTGGTAGTTTCCACTTCTTCGTGGTGTTCAAAAATTCTGCAGGAATTTCATTCAACTCCAATTGGTGGCCATTCCGGGTTTTTGCGTACGTATAAGAGAATACAGCATAATTTTTACTGGAAAGGACTTAAGCAATCTGTGAAGAATTTTATCCTTCATTGTGAAGTGTGTCAGAGAAACAAATCTGAGGCTGTTTCTCCTCCAGGTTTTCTTAATCCATTACCAATACCAACTGAC AATACACAGTTATGTCGCAGTTCAGCTTATCATCCTCAGTCGGATGGACAAACAGAGGTGACAAATAGAACTTTAGAGTGTTATTTGAGGTGTTTTGCGGGAATGAAGCCAACTGATTGGAGCAAATGGTTACCTTGGGCTGAGTGGTGGTATAATACAAGCTTTCATTCAGCCATTCGAATGTCTCCTTATCAGGCATTGTACAGTCGTCCTCCACCTGCAGTTACAGCTTATTTACCAGGTTCAACTTCAGTGCATGATGTTGAATTAAATCTTAAGGCTCGTGATCATACACTCAAGCTTTTGAAGTCTCATTTGCATGATGCACAGTCCAGAATGAAAAAATATGCTGATTCGCACCGTACTGAGCGTTCATTTTCAGTAGATGATTGGGTTTATTTAAGATTACAATCTTATCGTCAAACAACAGTGTCTCAGCAATCTTTTTCAAAGCTGTCTCCTAAGTTCTATGGACCATTCCGCATTTTGGAGAAAATTGGGTCAGTTGCGTACAAACTAGAGCTTCCTGCCTCTAGCCGCATTCATCCAGTTGTTCACGTATCTCAGCTTAAACTAAAGGTGGGATCAACTACATCTGTGGAACAAGTATTACCCGACATTATTGATTATGAAAAGTGGGAACCTGATTCGATTTTGGATCGTCGCATGTATAAGAAAGGCAATGGTGCAGGCACCAGATGGTTAATCAAGTGGAAGAATCATGCGCCAGAGGATGCAACTTGGGAAGATGCTGATGATTTCATCGCTAAGTTTCCAGAATTTGAGGCTTGA